A single Mixta calida DNA region contains:
- the mdtC gene encoding multidrug efflux RND transporter permease subunit MdtC: MKFFALFIWRPVATCLLTLAIALVGILGFRLLPVAPLPQVDFPVIMVSASLPGASPETMASSVATPLERSLGRIAGVSEMTSTSSLGSTRIIMVFDYDRDINGAARDVQAAINAAQSLLPSGMPSRPSWRKANPSDAPIMIMTLTSEDWTPGQLYDYASTQLAQKLSQIEGVGDVTVGGSSLPAVRVQLNPQALFNQGVSLDAVRAAIADANVRRPQGAVENGNQRWQLKTNDELKTAAEYQPLVVHYNNGAAVRLQDVATVTDSVQDVRNAGMTNAKPAVLLVIRKTADANVIQTVDRIRAEMPELREMIPTAVSLAIAQDRSPTIRASLEEVEQSLVIAVALVILVVFLFLRSGRATLIPAVAVPVSLIGTFAAMYLCGFSLNNLSLMALTIATGFVVDDAIVVLENISRHIEAGMKPLQAALQGVREVGFTVLSMSVSLVAVFIPLLLMGGLVGRLFREFAVTLSVAIMISLVISLTLTPMMCAWLLKEKREEKPKRFNFNRLLLGLQSGYGRSLQWVLARARWTLLVLLATIGLTVYLYITIPKTFFPEQDTGRLMGFISADQSISFQAMRGKLADFMKIIREDPAVDNVTGFTGGSRTNSGSMFISLKPLSERQESAQQIIARLRAKLAKEPGASLFLMAVQDIRVGGREANASYQYTLLSDSLSDLREWEPKIRQAFSKLPELTDVSSDQQDKGAEMALIYDRESMARLGIDVSDANALLNNAFGQRQVSTIYQPLNQYKVVMEVDPRYTQDIGALDQMFVVNDDGKAIPLSWFARWQPANAPLSVNHQGLSAASTIAFNLPEGVSLSQASETIERTMTQLGVPASVRGSFAGTAQVFKETQNSQLWLIIAAIATVYIVLGILYESYVHPLTILSTLPSAGVGALLALEGFGAPFSLIALIGIMLLIGIVKKNAIMMVDFALEAQRNGGLSARDAIFQASLLRFRPILMTTLAALLGALPLVLTSGDGAELRQPLGITIVGGLVMSQLLTLYTTPVVYLYMDKLRRRKQPLTVTG; this comes from the coding sequence GTGAAGTTTTTCGCGCTGTTTATCTGGCGTCCCGTGGCCACCTGCCTGCTGACGCTGGCGATTGCGCTGGTCGGCATTCTCGGTTTTCGCCTGCTGCCGGTGGCGCCGCTGCCGCAGGTCGATTTTCCGGTAATCATGGTCAGCGCCTCGCTGCCGGGCGCCTCGCCGGAGACGATGGCGTCGTCAGTGGCGACGCCGCTGGAGCGCTCGCTGGGCCGCATCGCCGGGGTCAGCGAAATGACCTCCACCAGCTCGCTGGGCAGCACGCGCATCATTATGGTGTTTGACTACGACCGCGACATTAACGGCGCGGCGCGCGACGTGCAGGCGGCGATCAACGCGGCGCAGAGCCTGCTGCCGAGCGGAATGCCGAGCCGCCCAAGCTGGCGTAAGGCCAACCCCTCCGACGCGCCGATCATGATTATGACGCTGACCTCGGAGGACTGGACGCCGGGCCAGCTTTACGACTACGCCTCGACGCAGCTGGCGCAGAAGCTGTCGCAGATCGAAGGCGTCGGCGACGTCACCGTCGGCGGCAGCTCGCTGCCCGCGGTGCGCGTACAGCTCAATCCGCAGGCGCTGTTTAATCAGGGCGTGTCGCTCGACGCGGTGCGCGCGGCGATCGCCGACGCCAACGTGCGTCGTCCGCAGGGCGCGGTGGAGAACGGCAACCAGCGCTGGCAGTTGAAAACCAACGACGAGCTGAAAACCGCCGCCGAGTATCAGCCGCTGGTGGTGCACTACAACAACGGCGCGGCAGTGCGGCTACAGGATGTCGCCACGGTGACCGATTCGGTGCAGGATGTGCGCAACGCCGGGATGACCAATGCCAAACCGGCGGTGCTGCTGGTAATCCGTAAAACCGCCGACGCCAACGTGATTCAGACCGTGGACCGCATCCGCGCGGAGATGCCGGAACTGCGCGAGATGATCCCCACCGCCGTCAGCCTGGCGATCGCGCAGGATCGCTCTCCGACCATCCGCGCCTCGCTGGAGGAGGTGGAGCAGTCGCTGGTGATCGCCGTCGCGCTGGTGATTCTGGTGGTGTTTCTCTTTCTGCGCTCCGGCCGCGCCACGCTGATTCCGGCGGTGGCGGTGCCGGTATCGCTGATCGGCACCTTCGCCGCCATGTATCTGTGCGGCTTTAGCCTGAATAACCTGTCGCTGATGGCGCTGACCATCGCCACCGGCTTCGTGGTGGATGACGCCATCGTGGTGCTGGAAAATATTTCCCGCCATATTGAAGCGGGAATGAAGCCGTTGCAGGCGGCGTTGCAGGGGGTACGCGAAGTCGGCTTTACCGTATTGTCGATGAGCGTCTCGCTGGTGGCGGTGTTTATTCCGCTGCTGCTGATGGGCGGCCTGGTGGGACGCCTGTTCCGCGAGTTCGCCGTCACCCTGTCGGTGGCGATTATGATCTCGCTGGTGATCTCCCTGACGCTGACGCCGATGATGTGCGCCTGGCTGCTGAAGGAGAAGCGCGAGGAGAAGCCGAAACGTTTCAATTTCAACCGGCTGCTGCTGGGCCTGCAAAGCGGCTATGGCCGTTCGTTGCAATGGGTGCTGGCGCGGGCGCGCTGGACGCTGCTGGTGCTGCTGGCCACCATCGGCCTGACGGTTTATCTCTACATCACCATTCCGAAAACCTTTTTCCCGGAACAGGATACCGGCCGGCTGATGGGCTTTATCTCCGCCGACCAGAGCATCTCTTTCCAGGCGATGCGCGGCAAGCTGGCGGACTTTATGAAAATCATTCGCGAAGATCCGGCGGTGGACAACGTCACCGGCTTTACCGGCGGATCGCGCACCAACAGCGGTTCGATGTTTATCTCGTTGAAGCCGCTATCCGAACGTCAGGAGAGCGCGCAGCAGATTATCGCCCGCCTGCGCGCCAAACTGGCGAAAGAGCCGGGCGCCAGCCTGTTCCTGATGGCGGTGCAGGATATTCGCGTCGGCGGACGTGAAGCCAACGCCAGCTACCAGTACACGCTGCTGTCGGACAGCCTGAGCGATCTGCGCGAATGGGAGCCGAAAATCCGTCAGGCGTTCAGCAAGCTGCCGGAGTTGACCGACGTCAGTTCCGATCAACAGGACAAAGGCGCGGAAATGGCGCTGATTTACGATCGCGAAAGCATGGCGCGGCTGGGCATTGACGTGTCGGACGCCAACGCCCTGCTGAACAACGCCTTCGGCCAGCGTCAGGTCTCCACCATCTATCAGCCGCTGAACCAGTACAAAGTGGTGATGGAGGTAGACCCGCGTTACACCCAGGATATCGGCGCTCTCGACCAGATGTTTGTCGTCAACGACGACGGCAAGGCGATCCCGCTCTCCTGGTTCGCCCGCTGGCAGCCCGCAAACGCGCCGCTGTCGGTGAACCATCAGGGGCTGTCCGCCGCCTCGACCATCGCCTTCAACCTGCCGGAAGGGGTGTCGCTGTCGCAGGCGTCGGAGACCATCGAGCGCACCATGACACAGCTCGGCGTGCCCGCCAGCGTGCGCGGCAGTTTCGCGGGCACCGCGCAGGTGTTCAAGGAGACGCAAAACAGCCAGCTCTGGCTGATAATCGCAGCCATCGCCACGGTCTATATTGTGTTGGGGATATTATATGAAAGCTATGTGCATCCGCTGACCATTCTGTCAACCCTGCCTTCGGCGGGCGTCGGGGCGCTGCTGGCGCTGGAGGGGTTTGGCGCGCCGTTCAGCCTGATCGCGCTGATCGGCATCATGTTGCTGATCGGCATCGTGAAGAAAAACGCCATTATGATGGTGGATTTCGCGCTTGAGGCGCAACGCAACGGCGGCCTGAGCGCGCGGGACGCGATATTTCAGGCGTCGCTGCTGCGCTTCCGCCCGATCCTGATGACCACGCTGGCCGCGCTGCTGGGGGCGCTGCCGCTGGTGTTAACCAGCGGCGACGGCGCGGAGCTCAGGCAACCGCTGGGGATCACCATTGTCGGCGGTCTGGTGATGAGCCAGCTGTTAACGCTCTACACCACGCCGGTGGTCTATCTCTATATGGATAAGCTGCGTCGACGCAAACAGCCGCTGACGGTCACCGGCTAA
- the mdtD gene encoding multidrug transporter subunit MdtD, producing the protein MKQAQSASVRWQLWIVAVGFFMQTLDTTIVNTALPSMARDLGVDPLQMHSVVVSYVLTVAVTLPLSGWLADRFGVRNIFFTAIVLFSLGSLFCALAGSLDQLVLARVLQGFGGAMLVPVGRLTVMKIVPREQYMAAMTFVTLPGQIGPLVGPALGGVLVEYASWHWIFLINLPVGVLGAIATMTLMPNYSLQTRRFDFSGFLLLAAGMATLTLALDGQHGSGSSPLALGLLILAGVFSLLFYLMHARNNDNALFSLNLFDNRTYSIGLLGSLTGRIGSGMLPFMTPLFLQLGLGYSPFHAGLMMIPMVLGNMGMKRIVVQIVNRFGYRNVLVGSTLALAVVVLLFPLVALMGWVWALPVVLFLQGMVNAIRFSSMNTLTLKELPDNLASSGNSLLSMIMQLAMSIGVTLAGLLLGAFGHHAAADSEMAHETFIYTWLCVALVIALPALVFWRVPKQFSKNAALGRGRSSR; encoded by the coding sequence ATGAAGCAAGCACAATCCGCATCGGTACGCTGGCAGTTATGGATCGTCGCCGTCGGCTTTTTTATGCAGACGCTGGACACCACCATCGTTAATACCGCCCTGCCCTCGATGGCGCGCGATTTAGGCGTCGACCCGCTGCAAATGCATTCGGTGGTCGTCTCCTACGTGCTCACCGTCGCCGTCACGCTGCCGCTCAGCGGCTGGCTGGCGGACCGCTTCGGCGTGCGCAACATCTTCTTTACCGCCATCGTGCTGTTCAGCCTCGGCTCGCTGTTCTGCGCGCTGGCCGGATCGCTGGATCAGCTGGTGCTGGCGCGCGTGCTACAGGGGTTCGGCGGCGCGATGCTGGTACCGGTGGGCCGCCTGACGGTAATGAAGATTGTGCCGCGCGAGCAGTATATGGCGGCGATGACGTTCGTCACGCTGCCGGGCCAGATCGGTCCGCTGGTCGGCCCGGCGCTGGGCGGGGTGCTGGTGGAATACGCCAGCTGGCACTGGATCTTCCTCATCAACCTGCCGGTCGGCGTTCTCGGCGCGATAGCCACGATGACGCTGATGCCGAACTATTCATTACAGACGCGCCGCTTCGACTTTTCCGGCTTTCTGCTACTGGCGGCGGGCATGGCGACGCTGACGCTGGCGCTTGACGGCCAGCACGGCTCCGGCAGCTCGCCGCTGGCGCTGGGGCTGCTGATCCTCGCCGGGGTTTTTTCACTGCTGTTCTACCTGATGCACGCGCGCAACAACGATAACGCGCTGTTCAGCCTGAATCTGTTCGACAACCGCACCTATTCCATCGGCCTGCTGGGCAGCCTGACCGGCCGCATCGGCAGCGGCATGCTGCCCTTTATGACGCCGCTGTTTTTACAGCTTGGGCTGGGCTACAGTCCGTTTCATGCCGGGCTGATGATGATCCCGATGGTGCTGGGCAATATGGGCATGAAGCGGATTGTGGTGCAGATCGTCAACCGCTTCGGCTATCGCAACGTGCTGGTCGGTTCGACGCTGGCGCTGGCGGTCGTGGTGCTGCTGTTTCCGCTGGTGGCGCTGATGGGCTGGGTCTGGGCGCTGCCGGTGGTGCTGTTTTTACAAGGTATGGTCAACGCCATCCGCTTCTCGTCGATGAATACCCTGACGCTGAAGGAGCTGCCGGATAACCTCGCCTCCAGCGGCAACAGCCTGCTGTCGATGATTATGCAGCTGGCGATGAGTATCGGCGTCACGCTCGCCGGTTTGCTGTTGGGCGCCTTCGGCCATCATGCCGCAGCCGACAGCGAGATGGCGCATGAAACCTTTATCTATACCTGGCTTTGCGTGGCGCTGGTAATCGCGCTGCCCGCGCTGGTGTTCTGGCGCGTGCCGAAACAGTTCAGTAAAAATGCGGCGCTGGGCCGTGGGAGATCGTCACGTTAA
- the baeS gene encoding envelope stress sensor histidine kinase BaeS produces MERLRFGISAKLFCAIFSTCMLVLITMHWGVRLSFEHGFIDYIKRGNEQRLTLLSEALADQYQQHGSWAFLRNNNRLMFSILRSLEQNPDANTHLPPHGWRTQFWIIDQRYRVLVGPHSPVPPEGIRHTITTDSGHVVGWVIGSPPERLTRSADINFDRQQRRTSWLIVGLSTLLAAAVTWLMSRGLLAPVKRLVAGTHQLAAGHFTSRVAVSSNDELGRLAQDFNRLASSLEKNESMRRAFMADISHELRTPLAILRGELEAMQDGVRKLTPEAVSSLLMEVATLTKLVDDLHQLSLSDEGALAYRKSPTDLAALLELVAGNFRARYASHGLTLRLALPEQAPFFGDPDRLIQLFTNLLENSLRYTDRDGTVSLALHATASGWRLLIDDSAPGVADAQREKIFERFWRSEGSRNRASGGSGLGLAICRNIVEAHGGAMSADHSDLGGLQIRVELPHDKL; encoded by the coding sequence ATGGAGAGACTGCGTTTTGGCATCAGCGCGAAACTGTTTTGCGCCATTTTTTCTACCTGCATGCTGGTGCTGATCACTATGCACTGGGGCGTGCGCCTCAGCTTCGAGCATGGTTTTATCGACTACATCAAACGCGGCAACGAGCAGCGGCTGACGCTGCTGAGCGAGGCGCTGGCGGATCAGTATCAGCAGCACGGCAGCTGGGCGTTTTTACGCAACAACAACCGGCTGATGTTTTCGATCCTGCGTTCGCTTGAGCAGAACCCCGATGCCAATACGCATCTGCCGCCGCACGGCTGGCGCACCCAGTTCTGGATTATCGATCAGCGCTATCGCGTGCTGGTCGGCCCGCATTCGCCGGTGCCGCCGGAGGGCATTCGCCATACCATCACCACCGACAGCGGCCATGTGGTTGGCTGGGTCATCGGCTCGCCGCCGGAGCGTCTGACGCGCAGCGCCGACATTAATTTCGATCGGCAACAGCGGCGCACCAGCTGGCTGATCGTCGGGCTGTCGACGCTGCTGGCGGCGGCGGTCACCTGGCTGATGTCGCGCGGCCTGCTGGCGCCGGTGAAGCGGCTGGTGGCGGGCACGCACCAGCTCGCCGCCGGGCACTTCACCAGCCGGGTGGCGGTCAGCAGCAACGATGAGCTGGGACGGCTGGCGCAGGACTTTAACCGTCTCGCCAGCTCGCTGGAAAAGAATGAGAGCATGCGCCGCGCCTTTATGGCGGATATCTCCCATGAGCTGCGCACGCCGCTGGCGATCCTGCGCGGCGAACTGGAGGCGATGCAGGACGGCGTACGCAAGCTGACGCCGGAGGCGGTCAGCTCGCTGCTGATGGAGGTCGCCACCCTTACCAAGCTGGTGGACGACCTGCACCAGCTGTCGCTGTCGGACGAAGGCGCGCTCGCCTACCGTAAAAGCCCAACCGACCTGGCGGCGCTGCTGGAGTTGGTCGCCGGCAACTTCCGCGCGCGCTACGCCAGTCATGGGCTGACGCTGCGGCTGGCGCTGCCGGAGCAGGCGCCCTTTTTCGGCGACCCTGACCGGCTGATTCAGCTGTTCACCAACCTGCTGGAGAACAGCCTGCGCTATACCGATCGCGACGGCACGGTGAGCCTGGCGCTGCACGCCACCGCCTCAGGCTGGCGCCTGCTGATTGACGATTCCGCGCCGGGCGTGGCGGACGCGCAGCGCGAAAAGATTTTCGAACGCTTCTGGCGCTCCGAAGGCTCGCGCAATCGCGCCAGCGGCGGCTCCGGGCTGGGTCTGGCGATCTGCCGTAATATTGTCGAAGCGCATGGCGGCGCGATGTCTGCGGATCACTCTGATTTAGGTGGACTGCAAATCAGGGTAGAATTGCCGCACGATAAACTGTGA
- the baeR gene encoding envelope stress response regulator BaeR, translated as MNEFTHPLILIVEDEPKIAQLMIDYLQAANYRTHHLARGDEAIAFIQQTPPDLMLLDLMLPGLDGLSVCRELRRFSDLPVIMVTAKIEEIDRLLGLEIGADDYICKPFSPREVVARVKTILRRCRRTPEENAAPSPLVIDEARFQASWDGKTLDLTPAEFRLLKTLAQEPGKVFSREQLLNHLYDDYRVVTDRTIDSHIKNLRRKLEALDADQPFIRAVYGMGYRWEADLCRLI; from the coding sequence ATGAATGAATTTACCCATCCGTTGATTCTGATAGTGGAAGATGAGCCGAAGATCGCTCAACTGATGATTGATTATCTGCAGGCGGCCAACTACCGTACACACCATCTGGCGCGCGGCGATGAGGCGATCGCCTTTATTCAGCAGACGCCGCCCGATTTGATGCTGCTGGATCTGATGCTGCCCGGACTGGACGGCCTCTCCGTCTGCCGCGAGCTGCGACGCTTTTCCGATCTGCCGGTGATTATGGTGACCGCCAAAATCGAGGAGATCGATCGTCTGCTGGGGCTGGAGATCGGCGCGGACGACTATATCTGCAAACCGTTCAGCCCACGCGAGGTGGTGGCGCGGGTGAAAACCATCCTGCGCCGCTGCCGCCGCACGCCGGAGGAGAACGCTGCGCCGTCGCCGCTGGTGATCGACGAAGCGCGCTTTCAGGCGAGCTGGGACGGCAAAACGCTCGATCTTACGCCCGCGGAGTTTCGCCTGCTGAAAACCCTGGCGCAGGAGCCGGGCAAAGTCTTTTCACGCGAGCAGCTGCTCAACCATCTCTATGACGATTACCGCGTGGTAACCGACCGCACCATCGACAGCCATATTAAAAACCTGCGGCGCAAGCTGGAGGCGCTGGATGCCGATCAACCCTTTATCCGCGCGGTCTACGGGATGGGCTACCGCTGGGAAGCGGATCTGTGTCGTTTGATCTAG
- the trhP gene encoding prephenate-dependent tRNA uridine(34) hydroxylase TrhP, with translation MFKPELLSPAGTLKNMRYAFAYGADAVYAGQPRYSLRVRNNEFNHQNLALGIQEAHALGKKFYVVVNIAPHNAKLKTFIRDLQPVIDMQPDALIMSDPGLIMMVREAFPQMPIHLSVQANAVNWATVKFWQQMGLTRVILSRELSLEEIEEIRQQVPEMELEVFVHGALCMAYSGRCLLSGYINKRDPNQGTCTNACRWEYKVQEGKEDEIGNIVHQHEPIPVQDVTPTLGAGQPTDKVFMIEEAMRPGEYMTAFEDEHGTYIMNSKDLRAVAHVERLTRMGVHSLKIEGRTKSFYYCARTAQVYRRAIDDAAAGKPFDPTLLETLEGLAHRGYTEGFLRRHTHDSYQNYDYGYSVSDRQQFVGEFTGERRGELAQVEVKNKFALDDSLELMTPAGNLHFTLTALENNKGQPVEVAPGNGHIVWLPVPADLDIQFALLMRNLNGTTTRNPHGEAKSIAAN, from the coding sequence ATGTTTAAACCGGAACTCCTTTCCCCGGCCGGCACGCTGAAGAATATGCGTTACGCCTTCGCCTACGGCGCAGACGCTGTATACGCCGGTCAGCCACGCTACAGCCTGCGCGTGCGCAACAATGAATTCAACCATCAGAACCTGGCGCTGGGCATCCAGGAAGCGCATGCGCTGGGCAAAAAGTTTTATGTGGTGGTGAATATCGCGCCGCATAACGCCAAGCTGAAAACCTTTATCCGCGATTTGCAGCCGGTGATCGATATGCAGCCGGACGCGCTGATTATGTCCGATCCCGGCCTGATTATGATGGTGCGCGAGGCGTTCCCGCAGATGCCGATTCACCTGTCGGTGCAGGCCAACGCGGTCAACTGGGCGACGGTGAAGTTCTGGCAGCAGATGGGGCTGACGCGCGTGATCCTGTCGCGCGAGCTGTCGCTGGAGGAGATTGAAGAAATTCGTCAGCAGGTGCCGGAGATGGAGCTGGAGGTTTTCGTCCACGGCGCGCTCTGCATGGCCTATTCCGGTCGCTGCCTGCTTTCCGGCTACATTAACAAGCGCGACCCCAATCAGGGCACCTGCACCAATGCCTGCCGCTGGGAGTATAAGGTGCAGGAAGGCAAAGAGGATGAGATCGGCAATATCGTTCATCAGCATGAACCGATTCCGGTACAGGACGTGACGCCGACGCTCGGCGCCGGTCAGCCGACCGACAAGGTGTTTATGATCGAAGAGGCGATGCGTCCCGGCGAATATATGACCGCCTTCGAGGATGAACACGGCACCTACATCATGAACTCCAAAGATCTGCGCGCCGTGGCGCACGTTGAGCGTCTGACGCGCATGGGCGTGCATTCGCTGAAGATCGAAGGCCGCACCAAATCCTTCTATTACTGCGCGCGCACCGCGCAGGTCTACCGCCGCGCGATTGACGACGCCGCTGCCGGGAAACCGTTCGACCCGACGCTGCTGGAGACGCTGGAAGGGCTGGCGCACCGCGGCTATACCGAAGGCTTCCTGCGCCGCCATACTCACGACAGCTATCAGAACTACGACTACGGCTATTCCGTGTCCGATCGCCAGCAGTTTGTCGGCGAGTTTACCGGCGAACGACGCGGCGAGCTGGCGCAGGTGGAAGTGAAAAACAAATTCGCCCTAGACGACAGCCTTGAGCTGATGACCCCGGCGGGGAATCTGCATTTCACCCTGACGGCGCTGGAGAATAACAAAGGCCAGCCGGTCGAGGTGGCGCCGGGCAATGGACATATCGTCTGGCTGCCCGTGCCGGCGGATCTTGATATTCAATTCGCTCTGCTGATGCGCAACCTGAACGGCACCACCACGCGCAATCCGCACGGCGAGGCGAAAAGCATCGCAGCGAATTAA
- the yegS gene encoding lipid kinase YegS: MEKQALTLVILNGKGAGNEALREAISALREEGHPIAVRVTWEQGDSERYLQEAVQLNAATVVAGGGDGTINELANALVKIPAAARPVLGILPLGTANDFATSAGIPEDPEAALRLAIVGEAVNIDLACVNQTRYFLNMATGGFGTRITTETPEKLKSALGGVSYFIHGLMRMDTLKADSCAINGPNFAWTGDALAIGVGNGRQAGGGQRLCPRALINDGLLDLSVVTSQELLSTLLHSITSDEQNPNIIAATLPSLTITSPNEMTFNLDGEPLSGTRFHIEVLPGALACRLPPQCPLLT; the protein is encoded by the coding sequence ATGGAAAAACAGGCTTTGACACTGGTGATCCTGAATGGAAAAGGCGCCGGCAATGAGGCGCTGCGCGAAGCGATCTCTGCGCTGCGTGAGGAAGGCCATCCGATCGCGGTGCGCGTCACCTGGGAACAGGGCGACAGCGAACGTTATCTGCAGGAAGCGGTACAGCTCAACGCCGCTACGGTCGTGGCGGGCGGCGGCGACGGAACCATTAATGAACTGGCGAACGCGCTGGTAAAAATCCCGGCGGCGGCACGTCCGGTGCTGGGCATTCTGCCGCTCGGCACCGCCAACGATTTTGCCACCAGCGCGGGCATTCCTGAAGATCCCGAAGCGGCGCTGCGGCTGGCAATCGTCGGCGAAGCCGTCAATATTGACCTGGCGTGCGTGAATCAGACGCGCTACTTCCTCAATATGGCGACCGGCGGCTTCGGCACCCGCATCACGACCGAAACGCCGGAAAAGCTGAAGTCGGCGCTGGGCGGCGTCTCCTACTTTATTCACGGACTGATGCGTATGGATACGCTGAAGGCGGACAGCTGCGCCATCAACGGCCCCAACTTCGCCTGGACCGGCGATGCGCTGGCAATCGGCGTCGGCAATGGTCGTCAGGCGGGCGGCGGTCAGCGTCTTTGCCCGCGCGCCCTGATCAACGACGGCCTGCTTGATTTAAGCGTCGTCACCTCGCAAGAGCTGCTTTCTACGCTGCTGCACTCAATAACCAGCGACGAACAGAACCCGAATATCATCGCCGCGACCCTGCCGTCGCTGACAATCACATCCCCAAACGAGATGACCTTTAATCTGGACGGCGAGCCGCTCAGCGGCACCAGGTTCCATATCGAAGTCCTTCCCGGCGCGCTGGCCTGTCGTCTGCCGCCGCAGTGCCCACTGTTAACCTGA
- the manD gene encoding D-mannonate dehydratase ManD: MKIVKAEVFVTCPGRNFVTLKITTDEGLTGIGDATLNGRELPVASYLKDHICPQLIGRDAHQIEDIWQFFYKGAYWRRGPVTMSAISAVDMALWDIKAKAANMPLYQLLGGASRTGVMVYCHTTGRTIDEVLDDYARHKEMGFKAIRVQCGVPGMKTTYGMSKGKGLAYEPATKGDWPEEQLWSTEKYLDFTPKLFEAVRERFGFDEHLLHDMHHRLTPIEAARFGKRIEDYRLFWMEDPTPAENQECFRLIRQHTVTPIAVGEVFNSIWDCKQLIEEQLIDYIRTTITHAGGITGMRRIADFASLYQVRTGSHGPSDLSPICMAAALHFDLWVPNFGVQEYMGYSEQMLEVFPHSWSFDNGYMHPGEKPGLGIEFDEKLAAKYPWESAYLPVARLEDGTLWNW; the protein is encoded by the coding sequence ATGAAGATTGTTAAAGCCGAAGTATTTGTTACCTGCCCCGGCAGGAATTTTGTCACGCTTAAAATCACCACGGATGAAGGCCTTACCGGCATTGGCGACGCCACGCTTAACGGGCGCGAACTGCCGGTCGCCTCCTACCTGAAAGATCATATCTGTCCGCAGTTGATTGGCCGCGACGCCCATCAGATCGAGGATATCTGGCAGTTTTTCTATAAAGGCGCCTACTGGCGTCGCGGGCCGGTCACCATGTCCGCTATCTCCGCCGTGGATATGGCGCTGTGGGATATCAAAGCCAAAGCGGCCAATATGCCGCTTTATCAGCTGCTGGGCGGCGCCTCGCGCACCGGCGTTATGGTCTACTGTCACACCACCGGCCGCACTATCGACGAAGTGCTGGATGACTATGCGCGCCATAAAGAGATGGGCTTTAAAGCGATCCGCGTGCAGTGCGGCGTGCCGGGCATGAAAACCACCTACGGCATGTCGAAAGGCAAAGGCCTGGCGTATGAGCCCGCCACCAAAGGCGACTGGCCGGAAGAACAGCTCTGGTCGACAGAGAAATATCTCGATTTCACGCCGAAGCTGTTTGAAGCGGTGCGCGAGCGCTTCGGCTTCGATGAGCATCTGCTGCACGATATGCACCACCGTCTGACGCCAATCGAGGCCGCCCGCTTCGGCAAGCGTATCGAAGATTACCGCCTGTTCTGGATGGAAGATCCGACGCCAGCAGAGAATCAGGAGTGCTTCCGCCTGATCCGCCAGCATACCGTCACGCCGATCGCCGTCGGCGAAGTCTTTAACAGCATCTGGGACTGCAAACAGCTGATTGAAGAACAGCTGATCGACTATATCCGCACCACCATCACCCATGCAGGCGGCATTACCGGCATGCGCCGCATCGCCGATTTCGCCTCGCTCTATCAGGTGCGCACCGGCTCGCACGGCCCGTCCGATCTCTCGCCAATTTGCATGGCGGCGGCGCTGCATTTCGACCTGTGGGTGCCTAATTTCGGCGTGCAGGAATATATGGGCTATTCCGAACAGATGCTGGAGGTTTTCCCCCATAGCTGGAGCTTCGATAACGGCTATATGCATCCGGGCGAGAAGCCAGGCCTCGGCATCGAATTCGACGAGAAACTGGCGGCGAAATATCCCTGGGAATCAGCCTATCTGCCGGTAGCGCGCCTTGAAGACGGCACGTTGTGGAACTGGTAA